One segment of Erigeron canadensis isolate Cc75 chromosome 2, C_canadensis_v1, whole genome shotgun sequence DNA contains the following:
- the LOC122586940 gene encoding probable beta-1,4-xylosyltransferase IRX10L has product MGTWNWVFVLALISADFMLNLDAFELRKGQKTERISGSAGDVLEDDPVGRLKVFVYELPSKYNKKILQKDPRCLNHMFAAEIYMHRFLLSSPVRTLNPEEADWFYTPVYTTCDLTPNGLPLPFKSPRMMRSAIQLISSNWPYWNRTEGADHFFIVPHDFGACFHYQEEKAIERGILPLLQRATLVQTFGQRNHVCLKDGSITVPPYAPPQKMQSHLIPPSIPRSIFVYFRGLFYDVGNDPEGGYYARGARAAVWENFKDNPLFDISTEHPTTYYEDMQRAVFCLCPLGWAPWSPRLVEAVIFGCIPVIIADDIVLPFADAIPWEDIGVYVDEKDVPNLDTILTSIPTEVILRKQRLLANPSMKQAMLFPHPAQPGDAFHQILNGLARKLPHDKSVYLRKGEKVLNWTAGPLADLKPW; this is encoded by the exons ATGGGAACTTGGAATTGGGTTTTTGTTTTGGCGCTTATATCTGCTGATTTTATGTTGAATCTTGATGCTTTTGAGCTTCGTAAAGGTCAAAAAACTGAAAGAATTTCAG GTAGCGCTGGTGATGTGTTGGAAGATGATCCAGTTGGAAGGCTGAAAGTTTTTGTTTATGAGCTACCGAGTAAATACAACAAGAAAATTTTACAAAAGGACCCTCGATGTCTCAACCATATGTTTGCTGCTGAAATCTATATGCATAGATTCCTCTTATCAAGTCCTGTTAGAACTCTGAATCCTGAGGAAGCAGATTGGTTTTATACCCCGGTTTACACCACCTGTGACCTAACACCAAATGGCCTGCCGTTACCTTTCAAATCACCACGTATGATGAGAAGTGCAATTCAACTTATTTCTTCTAATTGGCCTTACTGGAATAGGACTGAAGGCGCTGATCACTTCTTCATTGTACCACATGATTTTGGTGCTTGTTTTCATTATCAA GAAGAAAAGGCTATTGAGAGAGGGATTCTTCCACTTCTTCAACGAGCTACTTTGGTTCAAACTTTTGGGCAACGAAATCATGTTTGCTTAAAAGATGGTTCAATCACGGTGCCACCATATGCCCCTCCTCAAAAGATGCAATCTCATTTGATCCCTCCAAGCATTCCTCGATCCATCTTTGTCTACTTCAGAGGCTTGTTTTATGATGTTGGAAACGATCCTGAAGGTGGTTATTATGCAAG AGGAGCAAGAGCAGCTGTGTGGGAAAACTTCAAAGATAACCCTCTCTTTGACATCTCAACCGAACATCCAACAACATACTATGAAGACATGCAGAGAGCTGTTTTTTGCTTATGTCCACTTGGATGGGCCCCATGGAGTCCACGACTTGTTGAAGCAGTGATATTTGGTTGCATCCCAGTTATCATAGCAGATGACATTGTCTTGCCTTTTGCTGATGCAATTCCATGGGAAGACATTGGAGTTTATGTGGATGAAAAAGATGTTCCTAATTTAGACACCATCTTGACATCAATTCCAACAGAAGTTATATTGAGAAAGCAGAGATTACTTGCTAATCCTTCGATGAAACAAGCCATGTTATTCCCGCATCCTGCACAACCAGGTGATGCTTTCCATCAAATCTTGAACGGTCTTGCCCGTAAGCTGCCTCATGATAAGAGTGTTTATTTGAGGAAAGGCGAGAAGGTCTTAAATTGGACTGCAGGTCCTCTAGCTGATCTGAAACCATGGTAG
- the LOC122587341 gene encoding uncharacterized protein LOC122587341 gives MALQTPLRLPTTRSSSSISPAATGGSNAGLRRPANLSIMNSSFYLSPSLQLLLPRHKASIPPKFAMRAASKQAYICRDCGYIYNDKTPFEKLPDKYFCPVCAAPKRRFREYTPPVTKNANSTDVRKARKAELQRDEAIGKALPIAIAVGAVALVGLYFYLNSAF, from the exons ATGGCTCTCCAAACGCCACTCAGGCTACCAACTACCCGATCATCATCTTCTATATCTCCTGCCGCTACAGGTGGCAGCAATGCAGGCCTTCGTCGCCCGGCCAATCTATCGATTATGAACTCATCATTCTATCTCTCGCCGTCTCTTCAGTTATTGCTTCCTCGTCACAAGGCTTCAATACCACCCAAGTTTGCTATGCGAGCTGCCTCTAAGCAAGCTTACATTTGTCGTGACTGCGG gtatatatataatgataaaacCCCATTTGAGAAGCTTCCTGATAAGTACTTTTGCCCTG TTTGTGCTGCCCCAAAAAGAAGGTTTAGGGAATACACACCTCCGGTGACTAAAAATGCTAATTCAACGGATGTTAGAAAGGCCCGGAAAGCTGAACTCCAAAGAGATGAAGCCATCGG GAAAGCATTGCCAATAGCAATTGCAGTTGGGGCCGTAGCACTTGTTGGCTTGTACTTCTATCTCAATAGCGCTTTCTAG